One Ilumatobacter fluminis genomic window, GGGCGGTCGTGACGCCGGTTGCCGTCGGCATGAACCCGCCTTGAGGCGGGCTTGAGAAATGGTCCGTACCTTCGCGTGCATGATCGGTCGGACGTTTGTGCTCGCGGTGGCCGTCGGCGCCTCGATCGCGCTGACGGGCGCATGCGGGACCGGCGACGGCGACGTCGCCGATTCGGCTCCGGCGACCACCGTCTTTTCCGTCTCGAGCGTCCGTGACGACCATGCCGTGCGCGTGGGTGTGCTCGCCATCCGGAGCGCCGTCGCCGCCAACGGGCAGTACGGGCCGATCGTCGACTATCTGGAAGACGAACTCCAGCGACCGTTCGAGCTGGTGCCGCTCGCCCAGGACGAGTTGTTCGAGGCCGTGGCCGATGGCGAGATCGACTTCGTCCTCTCGAACCCACTGTCGTCGGTCCAGGTGCAACGCCTGTATGACACGGAGTTCCTCGCCACGATCGATCGGGTCGGCACCGGCCCGGAGTTCGGCGGGCTGATCATCGTGCGGGCCGACAGCGACATGGAGACGCTCGACGACCTGCGGGGTGCCGACGTGACGTGCGTGGCCTTCGAGACCGCAGCGGCCGGGTGCAACTTCCAGGTGATGCACCTGCGCGAAGCCGGCATCGACACGTCGGAGTTC contains:
- a CDS encoding phosphate/phosphite/phosphonate ABC transporter substrate-binding protein; its protein translation is MIGRTFVLAVAVGASIALTGACGTGDGDVADSAPATTVFSVSSVRDDHAVRVGVLAIRSAVAANGQYGPIVDYLEDELQRPFELVPLAQDELFEAVADGEIDFVLSNPLSSVQVQRLYDTEFLATIDRVGTGPEFGGLIIVRADSDMETLDDLRGADVTCVAFETAAAGCNFQVMHLREAGIDTSEFARFTETPSQDNIVLAVLTGDVDAGFVRTGQLERMVAEGTLASLDDVRILDRHEGDYPYPHTTPLYPEWPVAALAETDGDVAAAVADALLTIEAGHPALANANAAGFVAPPDYGPLDRLVVELELRSWDAAD